One region of Diabrotica undecimpunctata isolate CICGRU chromosome 6, icDiaUnde3, whole genome shotgun sequence genomic DNA includes:
- the LOC140443399 gene encoding uncharacterized protein, with translation MKFKPPSPLFKHQSPASYWLLWKQKFRIYLTASEKSASTEEVKIANLLNFIGDEGVDIYNTFTEDQQATLDKLIGAFDDYFLPKKIAPMETLKFHHLVQGNEQSIDQYLTDLKEQARLCEFKCTKATCGESYEDRMIRDQLIIGLTCNESQLRLLREQALTTEKILEYCKSIELSKEHIKVLTKEKDR, from the coding sequence atgaAATTTAAACCGCCTAGTCCATTATTTAAGCATCAAAGTCCAGCTAGTTATTGGCTTTTATGGAAACAGAAGTTTAGAATTTACCTTACCGCAAGTGAGAAGAGTGCTTCAACAGAAGAAGTGAAAATTGCAAATCTTTTAAATTTCATAGGAGATGAGGGTGTTGATATTTATAATACATTTACAGAAGACCAACAGGCTACTCTCGATAAATTAATAGGTGCGTTTGAtgattattttttgccaaaaaagaTAGCTCCAATGGAAACCTTGAAGTTTCATCATCTTGTTCAAGGTAATGAACAATCTATAGACCAGTACCTGACTGACTTAAAGGAACAAGCAAGATTATGCGAATTTAAATGCACTAAAGCAACCTGTGGTGAGTCCTATGAAGATAGAATGATACGTGATCAGCTAATCATTGGGCTAACATGTAATGAAAGTCAACTCAGACTCCTTAGAGAACAGGCTCTTACTACTGAAAAAATCCTTGAATATTGTAAGAGTATTGAGTTAAGCAAAGAGCATATTAAAGTTCTTACCAAAGAAAAAGACCGATGA